A single window of Nicotiana tomentosiformis chromosome 1, ASM39032v3, whole genome shotgun sequence DNA harbors:
- the LOC138901343 gene encoding uncharacterized protein, with protein MRAQKASERLKTLKTQHNLTFIALQEPMTKSSKIERFQFELGVQHSYYNRNNKIWLFWTDDHILNILEDTEQQVTCTISHHMSHAPLLLTVVYAKCKAHQRQKLWTELTTIADRVQGVWGVVGDFNVIIDTMEKEGGRPYRIEKSIDFLSCIDECGLQDTGFCGPRYKWSDNRGAPKTIWKRLDRLLFNIEWSDEFSETSVEHLARVCSDHAPLLINLKKASTMRPKYFKFLDFWTKYEDFLSVVTEEWQKTVQGNTLWTLHQKLKRVSRRLTVWSRQAFGDIYEEPKMLEKQINDLETMHIFDTTPAHRAELNEAKAKYVRFLKIQEEVLVQKAKAQWLEEGDRNTAYFHSIIKGRRKRLSILKIQDDDG; from the coding sequence ATGAGGGCCCAAAAAGCATCCGAGAGACTAAAAACTCTCAAGACGCAACATAATCTCACATTTATTGCATTACAGGAACCCATGACTAAATCTTCTAAAATTGAAAGATTTCAATTCGAGCTCGGGGTTCAACATAGTTACTATAACCGCAACAACAAAATATGGTTGTTCTGGACAGATGACCATATTTTGAATATCTTGGAAGACACTGAACAACAGGTAACATGTACGATTAGTCATCACATGAGTCATGCACCTTTGCTTCTGACAGTTGTGTATGCAAAGTGTAAAGCTCATCAGAGACAAAAATTATGGACTGAATTGACAACAATAGCAGATAGAGTTCAAGGAGTGTGGGGAGTAGTAGGAGATTTCAATGTGATCATAGATACGATGGAGAAGGAGGGAGGCAGACCCTATCGAATAGAGAAGAGTATTGATTTTTTATCTTGTATCGACGAGTGTGGATTACAAGATACAGGATTTTGTGGCCCTAGGTATAAATGGAGTGATAATAGAGGAGCACCTAAAACTATATGGAAGAGGCTCGATAGACTCTTGTTTAATATAGAATGGTCGGATGAATTTTCAGAAACTTCAGTAGAGCATCTAGCAAGAGTTTGCTCAGATCATGCACCTCTTCTAATCAATTTAAAAAAAGCTTCTACAATGCGTCCTAAGTATTTTAAATTCCTGGACTTTTGGACTAAATATGAAGATTTCTTATCCGTAGTGACTGAGGAGTGGCAGAAGACAGTTCAGGGCAATACTCTATGGACGCTACATCAGAAGTTAAAAAGAGTGAGTAGAAGATTGACTGTATGGTCGAGGCAAGCATTTGGTGACATATATGAGGAACCGAAAATGCTTGAAAAGCAAATAAATGACCTGGAGACAATGCATATTTTTGATACTACACCTGCACATAGAGCAGAGCTAAATGAAGCAAAGGCGAAGTATGTGAGGTttttaaaaatacaagaagaggtgCTAGTACAGAAAGCAAAGGCTCAATGGCTGGAGGAAGGTGACAGAAATACTGCATACTTTCATAGTATTATAAAAGGACGAAGGAAAAGATTATCCATACTAAAAATACAAGATGATGATGGgtag